The following coding sequences lie in one Natrarchaeobius halalkaliphilus genomic window:
- a CDS encoding chemotaxis protein CheC has translation MRLDVNALGTFHRMAREGAGLAAGRLTHMTGVETRVGVTKLNFMRRREIRRDFAESETNVGVRVELSGAIEGYSLIVFDRDNVIRIVETLLEEAEPDSDLDIDPGEFSRMEKSATTEVGHIMNSGFIDGWADVLETVIDVSTPEFVEGESAALLFDDVAEAPTDDDLALLFQSTIEAVDTEISFSHYLFPKRSSMARLLERLRTSDGIEYDKLDGFDRMAERGAEEIAKTATTLTGIETSVEIRRLNFVSLETIPEQVPPEKLVSVAFEFEGVPSGYLLFLFDEESAREIVDAMVPASIDEDGFGEMGTSAITELGNIMASGFLDGWANVLDTTIDHSPPEFIHDFGAAAVDPVIVKLGADQEFAFVFDTAVVADGREFGCEVYAIADESDLERALNDLDVDRIEGTPTTAEFQEVDTV, from the coding sequence ATGAGACTCGACGTAAACGCCCTCGGCACGTTCCACCGAATGGCACGAGAAGGCGCGGGACTCGCTGCGGGCCGGCTGACTCACATGACCGGCGTCGAGACTCGAGTCGGCGTGACGAAGCTCAACTTCATGCGCAGACGCGAAATCCGTCGGGACTTCGCGGAGTCGGAGACGAACGTCGGCGTTCGAGTCGAACTCTCCGGGGCGATCGAGGGCTATTCACTGATCGTCTTCGATCGCGATAACGTGATCCGAATCGTCGAAACCCTCCTCGAGGAGGCAGAGCCCGATTCGGACCTCGACATCGATCCCGGGGAGTTTTCCCGCATGGAAAAGAGCGCAACCACCGAAGTCGGCCACATCATGAACAGCGGCTTTATCGACGGCTGGGCCGACGTCCTCGAGACGGTTATCGACGTTTCGACGCCCGAGTTCGTCGAGGGGGAGTCGGCTGCACTCCTCTTCGACGACGTTGCGGAGGCTCCCACCGACGACGACCTCGCGTTGCTCTTTCAGAGCACGATCGAGGCCGTCGACACCGAAATCAGCTTCAGTCACTACCTCTTTCCGAAACGATCGTCGATGGCACGGCTACTCGAGCGGTTGCGAACGAGCGACGGAATCGAGTACGACAAACTCGATGGGTTCGATCGAATGGCAGAACGCGGTGCAGAGGAGATCGCAAAGACTGCCACGACACTCACAGGTATCGAGACGAGCGTCGAGATCCGTCGGCTCAACTTCGTTTCACTCGAGACGATACCCGAGCAGGTGCCACCCGAGAAGCTGGTCAGCGTCGCCTTCGAGTTCGAGGGCGTTCCCAGTGGCTACCTGCTCTTTTTGTTCGACGAAGAGTCGGCCCGGGAAATCGTCGACGCGATGGTTCCTGCATCCATCGACGAGGACGGCTTTGGCGAGATGGGAACGAGCGCGATCACGGAACTCGGCAACATCATGGCGAGTGGATTCCTCGACGGTTGGGCGAACGTTCTGGACACGACGATCGACCACTCGCCCCCGGAGTTTATCCACGACTTCGGGGCCGCAGCCGTCGATCCCGTCATCGTCAAACTCGGTGCCGATCAGGAGTTCGCGTTCGTCTTCGATACCGCCGTCGTCGCGGACGGACGCGAGTTCGGCTGTGAGGTGTATGCGATCGCAGACGAGTCCGACCTAGAGCGTGCGCTGAACGATCTCGACGTCGATCGGATCGAAGGGACGCCCACGACGGCGGAGTTTCAGGAAGTCGATACGGTATGA
- a CDS encoding chemotaxis protein CheC, which produces MTLMVDIRKLSFINEMAKVGTNGVAENMGKLTGENAQMDVTKTNFIDIDDIETQLEPGKRVGVRVRLLDPPHGHILVLFPEASAKKITAIMLSDVVDDMSDVSGKMARSAVEEMGNMMASGFIDGWADVLGRVIDIAAPQLVYAPGGDIVTRTAALGGDDLALLFDSDLTVPSYQIEAEIYAFPDLEEFVEMVNGIDVQTA; this is translated from the coding sequence ATGACGTTGATGGTCGACATTCGGAAGCTGAGTTTCATCAACGAGATGGCGAAAGTCGGGACGAACGGCGTCGCTGAAAACATGGGCAAACTGACTGGCGAAAACGCCCAGATGGACGTGACCAAGACCAACTTCATCGATATCGACGATATCGAGACCCAACTCGAGCCCGGCAAGCGAGTCGGCGTCCGGGTTCGGTTACTCGACCCGCCACACGGTCACATCCTCGTCCTGTTTCCCGAGGCAAGCGCCAAGAAAATCACGGCGATCATGCTGAGCGATGTCGTCGACGACATGTCCGACGTCTCCGGAAAAATGGCCAGAAGTGCCGTCGAAGAGATGGGGAACATGATGGCGAGCGGTTTCATCGACGGCTGGGCCGACGTGCTGGGGCGGGTAATCGATATCGCAGCCCCTCAACTCGTCTACGCGCCAGGGGGTGATATCGTCACCCGAACCGCTGCACTCGGCGGCGACGATCTCGCCCTCCTTTTCGATTCGGATCTCACGGTCCCGAGCTATCAGATCGAAGCCGAAATATATGCGTTTCCCGACCTCGAGGAGTTCGTCGAAATGGTCAACGGAATCGACGTTCAAACCGCATGA